The following are from one region of the Paenibacillus bovis genome:
- a CDS encoding L-ribulose-5-phosphate 4-epimerase, which yields MLEQLKEEVYQANLELPKHGLVKFTWGNASAVDRESNLFVIKPSGVSYETMKPSDMVVVDLDGNVVEGDMRPSSDTATHAVLYKHYAQIGGIVHTHSTWATIWAQAGLDVPVMGTTHADTFYGAVPCARFLNQEEIDRGYEAETGRVIIETFEQRGLDVMAIPAVLLHGHAPFTWGKDAKSAVVNSVVLEEVCKMNLYARELNHFAKELPQNILDKHYLRKHGKDAYYGQK from the coding sequence ATGTTGGAGCAACTGAAAGAAGAAGTATATCAGGCGAATCTGGAGCTGCCCAAGCATGGATTGGTGAAATTCACATGGGGCAACGCGAGTGCCGTCGATCGTGAAAGCAATCTGTTCGTTATCAAACCAAGCGGTGTCAGCTACGAGACGATGAAGCCAAGCGATATGGTGGTTGTCGATCTGGACGGCAATGTAGTAGAAGGCGATATGAGACCTTCCTCCGATACAGCGACACACGCTGTTCTATATAAGCACTATGCGCAAATCGGCGGTATCGTGCATACCCACTCCACCTGGGCAACGATCTGGGCGCAGGCTGGTCTGGATGTACCTGTGATGGGAACGACACATGCCGATACTTTCTACGGTGCTGTACCCTGTGCCCGTTTCCTGAATCAGGAAGAGATCGACCGCGGCTATGAAGCCGAGACTGGACGCGTGATCATCGAAACTTTTGAACAGCGCGGTCTAGATGTTATGGCGATTCCGGCAGTATTGCTGCATGGCCATGCACCATTCACATGGGGCAAAGATGCCAAGTCCGCTGTCGTAAACAGCGTCGTACTCGAAGAAGTCTGCAAAATGAACCTGTACGCACGTGAACTGAATCATTTTGCCAAAGAACTGCCGCAGAATATTCTGGACAAGCACTATCTGCGCAAGCACGGCAAAGACGCGTACTACGGTCAGAAATAA
- a CDS encoding xylulokinase encodes MSQVDMKEAITAGATSLGIEFGSTRIKAVLINKRFETIASGSYEWENQLKDGFWTYDLETIIDGMQTAYRKMKQSIQEQYGITLQTVGSIGFSAMMHGYIALDNSGELLVPFRTWRNATTGAAARELTELFQFNIPERWSIAHLYQAILNEETHVPQLSSITTLAGYIHWRMTGNHAIGIGDASGMFPIEETSHNYHPSMIKQFNEHVSGKSYPWKVEDLLPKVYRAGEEAGTLTAEGAKLLDPDGDLQTGIPLCPPEGDAGTGMVATNSVRKRTGNISVGTSVFAMIVLEKELSTVYPEIDMVTTPDGSPVGMVHANNCSSDINAWLGLFLEFSEAMGYGSDKEKLFGVLFNKALEADPDGGGLLSYGYYSGENITGMEKGRPLFVRSPESKFNLANFMRTHLFTAFGALRIGMDILTNEQVQIDSVLAHGGLFKTPLVGQRIVSAALNVPVAVMSTAGEGGAWGMALLASYMINKDAEESLDIFLEQKVFHDVEGEEVTPDDTDVHGFEIFLERYRQGLAIEQAAIDHLLENGGN; translated from the coding sequence ATGAGTCAGGTAGATATGAAAGAAGCGATCACGGCGGGAGCAACGTCGCTTGGTATCGAATTTGGATCGACACGGATCAAGGCGGTACTGATCAACAAGCGCTTTGAGACGATCGCATCCGGCAGCTATGAATGGGAGAACCAGCTCAAAGACGGATTCTGGACCTATGATCTGGAGACGATCATTGACGGTATGCAGACAGCTTATCGCAAAATGAAGCAAAGTATCCAGGAGCAGTACGGTATCACGCTGCAGACGGTAGGATCGATCGGATTCTCCGCGATGATGCATGGCTATATCGCACTGGATAACAGCGGCGAATTGCTCGTTCCTTTCCGTACATGGCGTAACGCTACTACGGGAGCGGCAGCGAGAGAGCTGACCGAACTGTTCCAGTTCAATATTCCGGAGCGCTGGAGTATTGCCCATCTGTATCAGGCGATTCTGAACGAAGAGACGCATGTACCACAACTGTCTTCTATCACAACGCTGGCTGGATATATCCACTGGCGGATGACTGGCAATCATGCGATCGGAATCGGCGATGCATCCGGTATGTTCCCGATCGAAGAGACTTCGCACAATTATCACCCGTCCATGATCAAACAGTTCAATGAGCATGTGTCCGGCAAAAGCTACCCATGGAAAGTAGAAGATCTGCTGCCCAAGGTGTATCGCGCAGGTGAAGAGGCCGGTACATTGACTGCCGAAGGCGCCAAGCTGCTCGATCCGGACGGTGATCTGCAGACAGGCATTCCACTGTGTCCGCCGGAAGGCGATGCCGGTACGGGTATGGTCGCAACGAACAGTGTACGCAAGCGCACAGGTAATATCTCGGTCGGTACATCCGTATTTGCCATGATCGTCCTGGAAAAGGAATTGTCCACGGTGTATCCGGAGATCGATATGGTCACTACACCGGACGGCAGTCCAGTCGGTATGGTACATGCCAACAATTGTTCCAGCGATATCAATGCGTGGCTCGGACTGTTCCTCGAATTCTCGGAAGCAATGGGTTATGGATCGGACAAAGAAAAATTGTTCGGCGTACTGTTCAACAAAGCACTGGAAGCCGACCCGGATGGCGGCGGACTGCTGAGCTACGGTTACTATTCCGGCGAGAATATTACCGGTATGGAAAAAGGACGTCCGCTGTTTGTTCGCTCCCCGGAAAGCAAGTTCAACCTGGCGAACTTCATGCGTACCCATCTGTTCACGGCATTCGGCGCACTGCGAATCGGTATGGATATTCTGACCAATGAGCAGGTACAGATCGACAGCGTTCTGGCACACGGTGGGCTGTTCAAGACGCCGCTGGTCGGACAGCGTATCGTATCGGCAGCACTGAACGTGCCTGTAGCAGTAATGTCCACAGCGGGTGAAGGCGGAGCTTGGGGTATGGCGCTGCTGGCATCCTACATGATCAACAAGGATGCCGAAGAGAGCCTGGACATATTCCTGGAGCAAAAAGTATTCCACGATGTAGAAGGCGAAGAAGTGACGCCGGACGATACGGATGTACACGGATTCGAGATCTTCCTGGAGCGCTACCGTCAGGGCCTCGCGATTGAGCAGGCAGCGATTGATCATCTGTTAGAGAACGGAGGAAACTAA
- a CDS encoding GntR family transcriptional regulator yields the protein MKPKYQVIIDDIKSHILSGTYSVGTQIPTELALQESYNVSRQTVRKAILELSNEGFLRSEKGSGTYVSNQYRIRSGGHTATRTIGVITTYISDYIFPSIIRGIESRLNEDNYSLLLASTNNDVAQEKKALEMMLSYGVEGLIVEPTKSNLYNPNIAYYLSFKEQDVPFTMINAFYEELEVPFFRLDDVQSSYLATRELISKGHTQIGIIAKMDDLQGKYRMKGYIKALGEAKLRFHPEQVLSFDTDSKPDLAQHLDTFLKDNRDMMTAIVCYNDEVGLEVVHACRRLEISIPDDMSIIGQDNSYIAKNASIKLTTLTHPQEQMGRDAAEWIIKKLQGKKDLPDNTCYEPVLIEGETVKEIEIE from the coding sequence GTGAAGCCCAAATATCAGGTCATCATTGATGATATAAAAAGTCATATTCTCTCGGGAACCTACAGTGTGGGTACACAGATTCCGACAGAATTGGCGCTGCAGGAAAGTTATAATGTGAGCCGCCAAACGGTACGCAAGGCGATTCTGGAACTGTCGAACGAAGGATTCTTGCGTAGTGAAAAAGGGTCTGGCACATATGTCAGCAACCAGTACCGTATCCGCTCAGGTGGTCATACAGCGACCCGAACAATCGGTGTGATTACGACCTACATCTCGGATTATATTTTCCCGTCCATTATTCGTGGTATCGAGAGTCGGCTGAATGAGGACAATTATTCGCTGCTGCTGGCCAGTACCAATAATGACGTAGCTCAGGAGAAAAAGGCGCTGGAGATGATGCTCTCCTACGGCGTAGAAGGTCTGATCGTCGAGCCGACCAAGAGCAATCTGTACAATCCGAATATTGCGTACTACCTGTCGTTCAAGGAGCAGGATGTACCCTTTACGATGATCAATGCCTTTTACGAGGAACTGGAAGTGCCATTCTTCCGTCTGGATGATGTGCAGTCCAGCTATCTGGCTACCCGGGAGCTGATCTCCAAAGGTCACACCCAGATCGGTATTATTGCCAAAATGGACGACCTGCAGGGCAAGTACCGTATGAAAGGCTATATCAAAGCACTCGGTGAAGCCAAACTGCGTTTCCATCCGGAGCAGGTGCTGTCTTTTGATACAGATTCCAAGCCGGATCTCGCTCAGCATCTGGATACTTTTCTCAAGGATAACCGGGATATGATGACGGCGATTGTATGTTACAACGATGAAGTAGGGCTGGAAGTGGTACATGCTTGCCGAAGGCTAGAGATTTCTATTCCAGATGATATGTCGATTATCGGCCAGGACAACTCCTATATCGCCAAAAACGCCAGCATCAAGCTGACGACACTCACTCATCCGCAGGAACAGATGGGACGCGATGCTGCTGAGTGGATCATCAAAAAGCTACAGGGCAAAAAGGATCTGCCGGACAATACCTGTTATGAGCCGGTACTGATCGAGGGCGAGACGGTGAAAGAAATAGAGATTGAATAG
- a CDS encoding SAM-dependent methyltransferase, with protein MTDNNTPVYRFSEAPIWNLLWEYYEEEGLRAWSNDQVPQYVTSNPMIGDAYAEMIFGFLQDRANQGFGSEPVYIVELGAGAGRLAYHVIHELRELIDYAGIDVPNFCYVMTDLAMNNVTAWQQHPALQSFIAEGIVDFARFNAVEDTELHLAVSGKVIKQGDLKQPVLVVANYFFDGIPQDLIYIGDGKVHEVDVAVQYPESDGVLKASERISQIQLDYTYRHAPEYEQDDYPYRSVIAMYQEHMEDSHILFPAAAFTCLDRLNALSEAGFLLITADKGDHLMEKWQFAEPPELILHGSFSFTANYHAMQQVYEQRGAEVLFPTQHYSSINIGCILSLEKPAKYPNMRLAYRRSVERFGPDEFFSLKLWVDQHLDSIGLQQILSFWRLGGYDAEFFIQTTKQISSLMPEATDDEKEDILSGIETMWSSYYVMEHQHYDLALDIGLVLFEMDMYEQSKRFLEISVAGEKEEVVSTVYYCLAISCFELDQIEEGAQYLRKLLEVEPDHEEALALISHFESME; from the coding sequence ATGACAGATAACAACACCCCGGTTTATCGCTTTAGTGAAGCACCAATATGGAATCTATTGTGGGAATACTATGAAGAAGAAGGACTGAGAGCTTGGAGTAACGATCAGGTACCTCAATATGTAACGAGCAATCCAATGATCGGCGATGCCTATGCGGAGATGATCTTCGGATTTCTGCAGGACCGGGCGAATCAGGGGTTTGGTTCGGAGCCGGTATACATTGTGGAATTGGGCGCCGGAGCCGGCCGTCTCGCTTATCATGTGATTCATGAGCTGCGCGAGCTGATCGATTATGCAGGCATTGATGTACCGAATTTCTGCTATGTGATGACGGATTTGGCGATGAACAATGTAACGGCCTGGCAGCAGCATCCTGCGCTGCAGTCCTTTATTGCCGAAGGAATTGTGGATTTTGCACGGTTTAATGCAGTTGAGGACACAGAACTTCATCTGGCTGTATCCGGAAAAGTCATTAAGCAGGGCGATCTCAAACAGCCTGTGCTGGTTGTCGCCAATTACTTTTTCGATGGGATTCCGCAGGATCTGATCTATATCGGAGACGGCAAAGTCCATGAAGTAGATGTAGCGGTGCAGTACCCCGAATCCGATGGCGTCCTCAAAGCTTCCGAGCGTATCAGCCAGATTCAGCTGGACTATACGTATCGTCACGCCCCGGAATATGAACAGGATGATTATCCGTATCGCAGCGTAATCGCTATGTATCAGGAGCATATGGAGGACTCGCATATTCTGTTCCCGGCAGCCGCATTTACCTGTCTGGATCGGCTGAATGCACTGTCCGAAGCCGGATTCCTGCTGATTACGGCGGACAAAGGCGATCACCTCATGGAGAAATGGCAATTCGCCGAACCGCCTGAGCTGATCCTGCACGGCAGCTTTTCCTTTACCGCCAACTACCATGCGATGCAGCAAGTATATGAGCAGCGCGGCGCAGAAGTATTATTCCCGACCCAGCACTACAGCAGCATCAATATCGGCTGCATTCTGAGCCTGGAAAAGCCAGCCAAGTATCCGAATATGCGACTGGCCTATCGCCGCTCTGTGGAACGGTTTGGCCCGGATGAATTTTTCAGTCTGAAATTGTGGGTGGATCAGCATCTGGACAGCATCGGATTGCAGCAGATTCTGAGCTTCTGGCGGCTGGGCGGCTATGACGCAGAGTTCTTTATCCAGACAACCAAGCAGATCTCCAGTCTGATGCCAGAAGCAACCGATGATGAGAAAGAAGATATTCTGAGCGGTATCGAGACCATGTGGTCTTCGTATTATGTAATGGAGCATCAGCATTATGATCTGGCGCTGGATATCGGTCTGGTGTTGTTCGAGATGGATATGTACGAACAGTCCAAGCGTTTCCTAGAGATTTCGGTTGCTGGGGAAAAAGAAGAAGTCGTGTCGACCGTCTATTACTGCCTCGCGATCAGCTGCTTTGAGCTGGATCAGATCGAAGAGGGCGCACAGTACCTGCGCAAACTGCTGGAAGTCGAGCCGGATCACGAAGAAGCACTGGCGCTGATCAGCCACTTTGAGTCCATGGAATAG
- a CDS encoding alpha/beta hydrolase family protein: MEITMSVPTPILSYSPLVLPVPGRPVDLHIKVTAPAEGSNLPIILLSHGQGPSNHLSSLHGYAPLVDFWAAHGFVVIQPTHLSSRTLDLGSDHPEAPMYWRSRAQDMMYILDHLDAIESAVPLLAGRLDHSRVAAAGHSMGGNTISLLLGASLTDPVDGTDVNLKESRIKAGILLAAPGRGGDALSEFTAQNYPFFSTMHFTGMDTPALVIAGDQDDSRHLTVVGPDWHTDPYFLAPGPKDLLTLFDAGHGLGGVSGYDVAETTDENPKRVALVQQLTWAYLRSQLYPGDTSWEAAKAVLAAGDNPMGRIESK; this comes from the coding sequence ATGGAAATCACAATGAGTGTCCCGACTCCCATTCTTTCGTATAGTCCGTTAGTGCTTCCTGTTCCTGGCCGTCCTGTCGATCTGCATATCAAAGTCACTGCACCTGCTGAGGGAAGTAACCTGCCTATTATTCTGCTTTCGCATGGACAAGGGCCTTCCAATCATCTGTCTTCGCTGCATGGATACGCGCCACTCGTCGATTTTTGGGCAGCGCACGGATTTGTCGTGATCCAGCCTACTCATCTAAGCTCCCGTACACTGGATCTTGGTTCGGATCATCCCGAAGCGCCGATGTACTGGCGTTCCCGTGCTCAGGATATGATGTATATTCTGGATCATCTGGATGCGATTGAATCTGCTGTACCGCTGCTTGCCGGACGGCTGGATCACAGCCGCGTCGCTGCAGCAGGTCATTCCATGGGTGGTAATACGATCAGTCTACTTCTCGGCGCCAGCCTCACCGACCCCGTAGATGGAACCGACGTGAATCTGAAAGAGTCCCGGATCAAAGCAGGGATACTGCTCGCTGCACCTGGCCGGGGCGGCGATGCACTCAGCGAATTTACTGCACAGAATTATCCTTTCTTCTCGACCATGCATTTTACAGGTATGGATACACCTGCGCTTGTGATCGCCGGTGACCAGGATGATTCCCGTCATTTGACGGTAGTGGGTCCCGACTGGCATACCGACCCGTACTTCCTTGCACCGGGTCCCAAAGATCTGCTCACCCTGTTCGATGCGGGTCACGGACTGGGTGGTGTATCCGGCTATGATGTGGCTGAGACAACCGACGAGAATCCAAAGCGGGTCGCATTGGTGCAGCAGCTTACCTGGGCTTATCTCCGCAGCCAGCTGTATCCAGGTGATACTTCCTGGGAAGCTGCCAAGGCAGTGCTGGCAGCAGGCGACAATCCGATGGGTCGCATTGAATCCAAGTAA
- a CDS encoding TetR/AcrR family transcriptional regulator gives MNDNTVDTTQRLENPESQPRRIRADAQRNMDSLLQAAMNVFASSGVDAPVREIAEQAGVGVGTVYRHFPQRSDLIEAVFRQEVDACADAATELSAQYGPGEALARWMQRYVDFITAKRGLAAALHSGDPAYEMLPAYFDKRLKPALADLLETAAAAGEIGADAEPDDLLRAGASLCAAGAKGDPQQARHMVALLVDGLRYRANR, from the coding sequence ATGAATGACAACACAGTCGATACGACACAGCGTTTGGAGAATCCTGAATCCCAGCCCCGCCGTATACGGGCAGATGCACAGCGCAATATGGATTCTCTGCTGCAGGCAGCGATGAATGTATTTGCTTCTTCGGGAGTGGATGCGCCGGTACGGGAAATTGCGGAGCAGGCAGGAGTGGGCGTCGGGACAGTCTATCGCCATTTCCCGCAGCGTTCGGATCTGATCGAAGCGGTCTTTCGGCAGGAGGTCGATGCCTGCGCCGATGCAGCGACAGAATTGTCTGCACAGTACGGACCGGGAGAAGCGTTGGCACGATGGATGCAGCGGTATGTGGACTTTATTACAGCCAAGCGCGGACTTGCCGCAGCACTTCATTCGGGCGATCCGGCGTATGAGATGCTGCCGGCCTACTTTGATAAGCGACTCAAACCGGCTCTGGCCGATCTGCTGGAGACAGCGGCGGCAGCTGGTGAAATCGGTGCAGATGCCGAGCCGGATGATCTGCTGCGTGCAGGTGCAAGTCTCTGCGCAGCTGGGGCAAAAGGAGATCCACAGCAGGCACGCCACATGGTAGCCTTGCTCGTAGATGGGCTACGTTACCGGGCGAATCGTTAA
- a CDS encoding amino acid permease, producing MAQKELKRELANRHVQLIAIGGTIGTGLFLGSGKAIEKAGPSIIITYLIVGMAIFFVMRALGELLLSKAGYQSFTDIAEDYLGPKAAFITGWTYWFCWIMTAMADVIAVGVYVQYWLDIPQWMPAVLCLIILLGLNLMTVKNFGELEFWFALIKVITILALIGLGIVLLIMGFKTDAGSVTVRNLWEHGGIFPNGVTGFLFSFQMVVFAYVGVELVGVSAAETADPQKNIPSAINKIPLRILFFYVGALIVLLCINPWTQLSPAESPFVRTFTLVGIPVAAGIINFVVLTSAASACNSGMFSTSRILYNLSRKGQAPQKLGELNRNHVPGSSLFVSTLVISGGALLSKLIPGQAFEIVTTISAICFIWVWGVILVCHIRYKRKRRDLHNASTFKAPLTPFINYAVLALFAAILIIMLIAEETRPALLCTPLWFILLLVLYSLRTRKIKETTDTSSVTHS from the coding sequence ATGGCACAGAAAGAATTAAAAAGAGAACTTGCCAATCGGCACGTACAGCTGATTGCGATCGGAGGTACGATTGGTACGGGGTTATTCCTCGGATCGGGCAAAGCGATCGAGAAGGCAGGACCTTCGATTATTATCACGTATCTGATCGTCGGCATGGCTATCTTTTTCGTAATGAGGGCACTGGGCGAGCTGCTGCTCTCCAAAGCAGGCTATCAGTCATTCACGGATATCGCCGAAGATTATCTGGGGCCCAAAGCCGCTTTTATCACCGGCTGGACCTACTGGTTCTGCTGGATTATGACCGCAATGGCGGATGTAATCGCGGTAGGCGTATATGTGCAGTATTGGCTCGATATTCCGCAGTGGATGCCGGCAGTCCTGTGCCTGATTATTCTGCTGGGGCTCAATCTGATGACGGTCAAGAATTTTGGGGAACTAGAATTCTGGTTCGCGCTGATCAAGGTAATTACCATTCTGGCACTGATCGGTCTCGGAATAGTGCTGCTGATCATGGGATTCAAGACCGATGCAGGCTCGGTAACGGTCCGCAATCTGTGGGAGCACGGCGGGATCTTCCCGAACGGAGTCACCGGTTTCCTGTTTTCGTTCCAGATGGTCGTCTTCGCCTATGTAGGTGTAGAGCTGGTCGGTGTATCGGCCGCGGAAACGGCTGATCCGCAGAAAAATATTCCGTCGGCGATCAACAAGATTCCGCTGCGCATTCTGTTTTTCTATGTGGGCGCATTGATTGTTCTGCTCTGCATCAATCCATGGACACAGCTGAGTCCGGCGGAAAGTCCTTTTGTACGTACTTTTACCCTCGTCGGTATTCCAGTCGCAGCGGGAATTATCAACTTTGTCGTACTCACCTCGGCGGCATCTGCGTGCAACAGCGGCATGTTCTCGACCAGCCGGATTTTATATAACCTGAGCCGCAAAGGACAAGCTCCCCAAAAGCTGGGTGAGCTCAATCGCAATCATGTACCAGGCAGCTCCTTGTTCGTCTCGACGCTGGTGATCTCCGGTGGCGCGCTGCTGAGCAAGCTGATTCCAGGGCAGGCTTTTGAGATCGTAACGACGATCAGTGCGATTTGCTTTATCTGGGTGTGGGGCGTTATTCTGGTCTGTCATATCCGGTACAAAAGAAAACGCCGCGATCTGCATAATGCGTCCACGTTCAAAGCGCCTCTGACTCCATTTATCAATTATGCGGTACTGGCACTGTTCGCTGCGATCCTGATCATTATGCTAATCGCCGAGGAGACACGCCCGGCGCTGCTGTGTACGCCGCTATGGTTTATTTTGCTGCTGGTGCTGTATTCTCTGCGCACCAGAAAGATCAAGGAAACTACAGATACGAGTAGCGTAACTCACTCCTGA
- a CDS encoding MFS transporter has product MYADWKRKFAFIFSGQIFSILTSSMVQFAIIWHLTETTGSASVLMIAALVGFMPQALLGPFIGVWLDRWNRKFTMIVADSVIAVSSLALGVYYLAGEPSLWVVYVVLFIRSAASAFHGPSFQAAIPLIAPEDQLTRVAGWHQLVFSASSVLGPALGIAVYSATSLGTLLLLDVAGALIANVMLIMVRIDQPKQEIQETPSFRREFVLGWKTLISDQSIVTITIAMAVFSVVFMPLAMLFPLMTLSHFGRGGYSASLIEAVFGIGMILGSMLLSVLASKWKDSTYISLSLGIIGITCMVSGMISSSAFWGFAALSFLMGAAAPLFNGPYMAMIQKAYEPEMLGRVLSLITSIGLLCSPIGLALAGPVVDRYGVQVWFFWSGIIVALVGLAMFIRLYGIPQPGEEKQALD; this is encoded by the coding sequence ATGTATGCAGATTGGAAACGAAAATTCGCATTCATTTTTAGCGGGCAGATCTTCTCGATCCTGACATCTTCGATGGTACAATTCGCGATTATCTGGCATCTGACCGAAACGACAGGCTCGGCTTCGGTATTAATGATTGCAGCGCTGGTTGGATTTATGCCGCAGGCACTGCTCGGGCCATTTATAGGGGTATGGCTGGACCGCTGGAACCGCAAGTTCACCATGATTGTAGCGGACAGTGTAATAGCGGTATCCAGTCTTGCACTCGGGGTATATTATTTGGCTGGAGAGCCGAGTCTGTGGGTGGTCTATGTGGTGCTGTTTATCCGCTCGGCGGCTTCGGCTTTTCATGGACCTTCCTTTCAGGCAGCGATTCCGCTGATTGCGCCGGAAGATCAACTGACCCGGGTAGCCGGATGGCATCAGCTGGTATTCTCCGCCTCGAGTGTACTGGGTCCGGCACTGGGTATTGCCGTATACTCGGCTACTTCACTCGGAACACTGCTGCTGCTCGATGTCGCAGGAGCATTGATCGCCAATGTGATGCTGATCATGGTTCGGATCGATCAGCCGAAGCAGGAGATTCAGGAGACTCCTTCCTTTCGGCGCGAATTCGTTCTGGGCTGGAAGACATTGATCTCGGATCAATCGATAGTGACGATTACGATCGCGATGGCTGTATTCAGTGTCGTCTTTATGCCGCTGGCGATGCTGTTTCCGCTAATGACGCTGTCGCACTTTGGCCGTGGCGGATACAGCGCCAGTCTGATTGAAGCCGTATTCGGCATAGGCATGATCCTGGGCAGCATGCTGTTGTCCGTGCTGGCGTCCAAATGGAAGGATTCCACGTATATCAGTCTGAGTCTGGGCATCATCGGAATAACCTGCATGGTGAGCGGCATGATCAGCAGCAGCGCCTTCTGGGGATTCGCGGCTCTGTCTTTTCTGATGGGCGCGGCGGCTCCACTGTTCAATGGACCGTATATGGCGATGATCCAGAAAGCCTATGAACCGGAGATGCTGGGACGGGTTCTTTCGCTGATTACGAGTATCGGGCTGCTATGCTCGCCGATCGGATTGGCTCTGGCTGGTCCGGTAGTGGACCGGTATGGCGTTCAGGTATGGTTTTTCTGGTCCGGTATTATCGTGGCACTGGTAGGACTGGCGATGTTTATACGATTGTATGGCATTCCCCAGCCAGGTGAGGAGAAGCAGGCACTGGATTAA
- a CDS encoding SLC45 family MFS transporter yields MLAEQLNKKGNKVTRQHLPKLPLHMIWMISFGFLGVQMAFSLQSSNMGRIFQTIGADPHSLGFFFILPPLAGLIVQPLVGYFSDRTWMPKLGRRIPYLLMGAIVAVIVMCLLPNSGSFGFGPMAALTFGAITILFMDVSSNVAMQPFKMMVGDMVNEEQKGFAYSIQSFLSNSGAVIACIFPFLLTMLGVSNNAAPGVVPQSVVISFYVGAIVLIVCSLFTVFKVKEYTPAEYAAYHGITDENKPKAGMMSLLRTAPRVFWTVSLVQLFCWMGFQYLWTYGTGAVAANVWNTADPSSAAYQAAGNWFGILSAVQSVAAVLWSLVLANMSNNKRKTWYALSLVLGGIGFGSVFFIHSQGALVVSFLLIGIAWAAMMTFPFTMLTNALSGENMGTYLGLFNGSICLPQIIASCLSFALFPALGSSMPVMILISGVLLVIGAFTVGTIKETYARRDQTLN; encoded by the coding sequence ATGTTAGCAGAACAGCTTAATAAAAAAGGCAACAAAGTTACCCGGCAGCACCTGCCTAAGCTTCCCCTTCATATGATCTGGATGATCAGCTTTGGATTTTTGGGAGTACAGATGGCGTTCTCACTGCAAAGCTCCAATATGGGACGTATTTTTCAGACGATTGGTGCCGACCCTCATAGCCTCGGATTCTTCTTTATCCTGCCGCCGCTGGCAGGTCTGATTGTACAGCCGCTGGTTGGCTATTTCTCGGATCGTACATGGATGCCGAAGCTAGGACGGCGTATTCCGTACCTGTTGATGGGCGCGATTGTCGCCGTTATCGTGATGTGTCTGCTGCCCAACTCGGGCAGCTTCGGCTTTGGTCCGATGGCTGCGCTTACCTTTGGCGCGATTACGATTTTGTTTATGGATGTATCCTCGAACGTAGCCATGCAGCCTTTTAAAATGATGGTTGGCGATATGGTCAACGAGGAGCAAAAGGGATTTGCCTACTCGATCCAAAGCTTTCTGTCCAACAGCGGCGCGGTAATCGCTTGTATTTTCCCGTTTCTGCTAACGATGCTGGGTGTATCGAATAATGCGGCACCGGGTGTCGTTCCGCAATCTGTAGTCATTTCCTTCTATGTGGGGGCGATTGTACTGATCGTCTGCAGTCTGTTCACGGTATTCAAAGTCAAAGAATATACGCCAGCCGAATATGCAGCCTACCACGGAATTACAGACGAGAACAAGCCAAAGGCGGGCATGATGAGCCTGCTGCGCACAGCGCCACGGGTGTTCTGGACGGTGTCTCTGGTACAGCTGTTCTGCTGGATGGGATTCCAGTATCTGTGGACGTATGGTACGGGAGCAGTCGCAGCAAATGTATGGAACACAGCTGATCCTTCCAGTGCTGCATATCAGGCAGCAGGTAACTGGTTCGGCATTCTGTCGGCGGTACAATCGGTGGCAGCTGTACTGTGGTCACTCGTACTCGCCAATATGTCGAACAACAAGCGCAAAACCTGGTATGCACTCAGCTTGGTGCTGGGCGGTATCGGATTTGGCTCGGTCTTCTTCATTCACAGCCAGGGCGCTTTGGTCGTATCCTTCCTGCTGATCGGTATTGCCTGGGCAGCGATGATGACGTTCCCGTTCACCATGCTGACCAATGCACTGTCCGGGGAAAATATGGGTACGTATCTGGGTCTGTTCAACGGCAGTATCTGCCTGCCGCAGATTATCGCTTCCTGCCTGAGCTTCGCTCTGTTCCCGGCACTCGGTTCCTCGATGCCGGTCATGATCCTGATTTCCGGTGTGCTGCTGGTAATTGGTGCCTTTACGGTAGGCACGATCAAAGAAACCTATGCAAGACGAGATCAGACATTGAACTAA